Proteins found in one Mustela lutreola isolate mMusLut2 chromosome 12, mMusLut2.pri, whole genome shotgun sequence genomic segment:
- the RUSC2 gene encoding AP-4 complex accessory subunit RUSC2 isoform X1, with translation MPLFEISRMDSPPKLAGETLIVHHIPLVHCQVPDRQCCGGASGGSGSTRSNPFCPPDLGITQPDQDLGQADSLLYNSLHSAAGGSARPADSTKSRVRDGRGPGAPKRHNPFLLQEGAAEPGLSDLYDDSIGDSATQQSFHLHGAGQPTFHLSPFQLPPPGPRAGRPWGATRSRAGVVEGQEQEPVATLESQHCSPSHCCRPDLEAETMELDECGGPGGSGSGGGASDTSGFSFDQEWKLSSDESPRNPGCSGSGPQHCRCSSTSSQSEAADQSMGYVSDSSCNSSDGVLVTFSTLYNKMHGNSRANLNSAPQSCSNSSFCSHSDPGAFYLDLQPSPAESKMSCESHHPDSGGREGSYGCPHASSPELDANCNSYRPHCEPCPGVADLTACFQSQARLVVATQNYYKLVTCDLSSQSSPSPAGSSITSCSEEHTKISPAPGPGPDPGPSQPSEYYLFQRPEVQTEEQGVVGSSVEAAAPMGPGVIEGQVYTNTSPPNLSTGRQRSRSCDRSLARSPPVRLGSLERMLSCPVRLSEGPAALAGPGSPPRRVTSFAELAKGRKKAAGSGSPPLRVSIGDSSQEFSPIPEAQQDRVGPLDEGTRCSHSLPPMPSGPGMDIIGPESWSTQVCQGPQSSEMPPASLRAAGQGPLAQLMDPGSALSGSPANSHTQKDARARADGGGADSRPVLRYSKEQRPTTLPIQPFVFQHHFPKQLAKARALHSLSQLYGLSGCSRAQQPAPLAAPTAQVPALAPSGESQAPANRGARKAGPEPETSRPSPLGSYSPIRSAGPFGPSTDSSASTSCSPPPEQATATESPPPWSRSCPPVARPATSQQPQKEDQKLLTLAEYRLHGTGSLPPLGSWRSSLSRAESLARGGGEGSMASRPNNANHLSPQALKWREYRRKNPLGPPGLSGSLDRRPQDARLARRNPIFEFPGSFSAAGHLNCRLNGQIVKPLPLTCPDFQDPFSLTEKPPAEFCLSPDGNSEAISIDLLQKKGLVKAVNTAVDLIVAHFGTSRDPGVKAKLGNSSVSPNVGHLVLKYLCPAVQAVLEDGLKAFVLDVIIGQRKNMPWSVVEASTQLGPSTKVLHGLYNKVSQFPELTSHTMRFNAFILGLLNIRSLEFWFNHLYNHEDIIQTHYQPWGFLSAAHTVCPGLFEELLLLLQPLALLPFSLDLLFQHRLLQSGQQQRQHKELLRVSQDLLLSAHSTLQLARARGQEGPGDMDRAVHGERVKGVGAPEGGEDEEEEETEEVAEAAGGSGRGRWARGGQAGWWYQLMQSSQVYIDGSTEGSRFPRGGSNSSEKKKGAGGGGPPPREGVVEGAEACPAPEETLGRDRGWPFWMGSPPDSVLAELRRSREREGSTAPPAENEEGASEPSPGGIKWGHLFGSRKAQRETRPTNRLPSDWLSLDKSMFQLVAQTVGARREPEPKESLQEPHSPVLPSKPPCEVKALCHHLATGPGQLSFHKGDILRVLGPAGGDWLRCSRGPDTGLVPLAYVTLTPTPSPTPGSSQN, from the exons ATGCCCTTGTTCGAAATTTCCAGAATGGATAGTCCCCCAAAGCTGGCTGGAGAGACCCTCATCGTCCACCACATCCCCCTGGTGCACTGTCAGGTCCCAGACAGGCAGTGCTGTGGAGGGGCAAGTGGAGGTAGTGGGAGCACCAGATCCAATCCTTTCTGCCCCCCTGACCTGGGCATCACCCAGCCTGATCAAGACCTAGGACAAGCTGACTCGCTGCTATACAACAGTCTGCACTCTGCTGCAGGGGGATCCGCACGGCCTGCAGACAGCACGAAGAGTAGGGTTCGGGAtggcagaggccctggggccCCTAAACGGCACAATCCTTTCCTGCTGCAGGAGGGTGCGGCTGAGCCAGGACTTAGTGATCTGTATGACGACAGCATTGGTGATAGTGCCACCCAGCAGTCCTTCCACCTGCATGGGGCTGGTCAACCCACCTTCCATCTGTCCCCTTTCCAGCTGCCACCACCTGGCCCCAGAGCGGGCAGGCCATGGGGGGCAACGCGTAGTCGGGCTGGAGTAGTGGAGGGGCAGGAACAGGAGCCGGTGGCCACCTTGGAGAGCCAGCACTGCAGCCCTAGCCACTGCTGCCGGCCAGACCTGGAAGCAGAGACCATGGAGCTGGATGAGTGTGGGGGACCTGGGGGGAGTGGCAGTGGGGGTGGAGCCAGTGATACCTCTGGCTTTTCCTTCGATCAGGAATGGAAGCTCAGTTCAGATGAGTCCCCAAGGAACCCAGGATGCTCAGGCTCGGGGCCTCAGCACTGCCGCTGCAGTAGCACCTCCAGTCAGTCCGAGGCGGCTGACCAGTCCATGGGCTACGTGAGTGACTCCTCCTGCAACAGCTCAGATGGTGTGCTGGTCACCTTCAGCACCCTCTACAACAAGATGCATGGCAACTCCCGTGCCAATCTCAACTCCGCCCCACAGTCTTGCAGCAACTCTTCTTTCTGTAGCCACTCAGACCCTGGCGCCTTCTACCTGGACCTGCAGCCCTCCCCAGCCGAGTCGAAGATGTCTTGTGAGTCCCACCACCCTGACAgcggaggaagggaagggagctaTGGCTGTCCTCATGCCTCATCTCCTGAGCTCGATGCCAACTGCAACTCCTACCGCCCACACTGTGAGCCCTGCCCAGGTGTGGCTGACCTCACAGCCTGCTTCCAGAGCCAGGCCCGTCTTGTTGTGGCCACCCAGAATTACTATAAACTTGTCACCTGTGACCTCTCCTCCCAGTCATCCCCAAGCCCAGCTGGCTCTTCCATCACCAGCTGCTCTGAAGAACACACCAAGATAAGCCCTGCACCAGGCCCTGGCCCAGACCCTGGCCCTAGCCAGCCCTCTGAGTATTACCTAttccagaggccagaagtccagaCAGAAGAACAAGGAGTGGTGGGTTCCTCGGTGGAAGCAGCAGCTCCTATGGGCCCCGGTGTGATCGAGGGGCAAGTGTATACTAACACTTCACCCCCCAACCTTAGCACTGGACGCCAGCGCTCTCGGAGCTGTGATCGCAGCCTCGCGCGCAGCCCTCCTGTCCGCCTGGGCTCACTGGAACGCATGTTGAGTTGCCCAGTGCGCCTGAGTGAGGGTCCCGCGGCCCTCGCTGGGCCTGGCTCACCACCTCGGCGAGTCACCTCCTTTGCTGAGCTCGCCAAGGGCCGGAAGAAGGCTGCAGGCTCTGGCTCCCCTCCACTCCGAGTGAGCATTGGGGACTCCTCCCAAGAGTTCTCACCCATCCCAGAAGCCCAACAAGATAGGGTGGGCCCACTGGACGAGGGCACTCGCTGTAGCCACAGCCTACCACCCATGCCCTCAGGGCCCGGCATGGACATAATTGGCCCAGAGTCCTGGTCCACCCAGGTCTGTCAGGGCCCCCAGTCCAGTGAGATGCCACCTGCTAGCCTCAGAGCTGCTGGGCAAGGACCCCTGGCCCAGCTGATGGATCCAGGGTCTGCTCTCTCAGGGAGCCCAGCCAACAGCCATACCCAGAAGGATGCAAGAGCTAGAGCTGACG GGGGTGGTGCGGACAGCCGACCAGTCCTTCGCTACAGCAAGGAGCAGAGGCCAACCACGCTGCCCATCCAGCCCTTCGTGTTCCAGCACCACTTCCCAAAGCAGTTGGCCAAGGCCCGTGCCCTCCATAGCCTTTCCCAGCTCTATGGCCTCTCTGGCTGCAGCCGTGCACAGCAGCCTGCCCCACTGGCTGCCCCCACTGCTCAAGTCCCAGCCTTAGCTCCCTCAGGGGAGTCACAGGCACCTGCCAACAGAGGTGCCAGAAAAGCTGGGCCTGAGCCAGAAACCTCACGCCCATCGCCCCTGGGTAGCTACTCCCCCATCCGCAGTGCTGGCCCCTTTGGGCCCAGCACCGACTCTTCTGCTTCCACCTCGTGCTCCCCTCCTCCAGAGCAGGCCACAGCCACAGAAAGCCCACCCCCATGGAGCCGCTCCTGTCCTCCTGTTGCCCGGCCTGCCACCTCCCAGCAGCCACAGAAGGAGGATCAGAAGCTACTGACCTTGGCTGAGTACCGTCTCCATGGAACAGGAAGCTTGCCTCCTCTGGGCTCCTGGAGATCTAGCCTCAGTCGAGCAGAAAGCCTAGCCCGGGGAGGTGGTGAGGGCAGCATGGCCTCCAGGCCCAATAACG CCAACCACCTATCCCCTCAAGCACTCAAGTGGCGGGAATACAGGAGGAAGAACCCACTAGGGCCACCTGGATTGTCAGGGAGCCTAGACCGAAGGCCACAGGATGCTCGGCTGGCCCGAAGGAACCCCATCTTTGAGTTCCCTGGCTCCTTCAGTGCTGCTGGCCATCTGAACTGCCGGCTgaatg gtCAAATAGTGAAGCCATTACCACTGACCTGCCCTGACTTCCAAGATCCCTTTTCCTTGACTGAGAAGCCTCCAGCTGAGTTTTGTCTGTCCCCAGATGGCAACTCAGAGGCCATTTCCATTGACCTGCTTCAGAAAAAAG GGCTGGTAAAGGCGGTTAACACTGCTGTGGACCTCATCGTGGCCCATTTTGGCACAAGCCGGGATCCTGGGGTGAAG GCAAAGCTGGGAAACAGTTCTGTGAGCCCCAATGTGGGCCACCTGGTTCTGAAGTACTTGTGCCCTGCAGTCCAGGCTGTGCTGGAGGATGGGCTCAAGGCCTTCGTGCTAGATGTCATCATTGGGCAACGCAAGAACATGCCGTGGAGTGTGGTTGAGGCTTCCACACAGCTAG GCCCATCCACCAAGGTCCTGCATGGCCTCTACAACAAGGTCAGCCAGTTCCCAGAACTCACCAGTCACACCATGCGTTTCAACGCCTTCATTCTCGGCCTGCTGAA CATCCGGTCCCTGGAGTTCTGGTTTAATCACCTCTATAACCACGAAG ATATCATCCAGACCCACTACCAACCATGGGGCTTCCTGAGTGCAGCGCATACCGTGTGCCCCGGCCTCTTCGAGGAACTGCTGCTGCTACTGCAGCCCCTGGCCCTGCTGCCCTTCAGCCTCGACTTGCTATTCCAGCACCGGCTCCTGCAAAGTGGGCAGCAGCAGCGGCAACACAAGGAGCTGCTGCGGGTATCCCAGGATCTGCTGCTGTCTGCACACTCGACATTGCAGTTGGCCCgggccaggggccaggagggGCCTGGAGACATGGATAGGGCAGTCCatggggagcgggtgaagggtgTGGGTGCCCCTGAAGGTGGAGAAgacgaggaggaagaggagacagaagaggTGGCAGAGGCAGCTGGGGGTTCAGGGCGTGGCAGGTGGGCCCGAGGCGGGCAGGCTGGCTGGTGGTACCAGCTCATGCAGAGTTCCCAGGTCTACATAGATGGCTCAACTGAGGGCTCTAGGTTCCCCCGTGGTGGCAGCAATAgcagtgagaaaaagaaaggggccGGAGGCGGAGGACCACCCCCCCGAGAGGGAGTAGTTGAGGGGGCAgaggcctgccctgcccctgaGGAGACCCTTGGCCGGGACAGGGGCTGGCCCTTCTGGATGGGAAGCCCCCCCGATTCTGTGCTGGCTGAGCTGAGGCGTAGCCGGGAGAGGGAAGGATCCACTGCCCCCCCAGCAGAAAATGAGGAAGGAGCCTCAGAGCCTTCACCCGGGGGCATCAAGTGGGGACACCTCTTTGGCTCCCGAAAGGCTCAGCGGGAGACCCGGCCCACAAACAG GCTACCGTCTGACTGGCTGAGCCTGGACAAGTCCATGTTCCAACTAGTGGCACAGACGGTGGGTGCCCGCCGAGAGCCAGAGCCCAAGGAGAGCCTGCAGGAGCCACACTCCCCAGTCTTGCCCTCCAAGCCTCCATG CGAGGTGAAGGCACTGTGCCATCATCTGGCTACAGGCCCTGGACAGCTGAGCTTCCACAAGGGAGATATCCTACGGGTGCTGGGGCCAGCTGGAGGAGACTGGCTGCGCTGCAGCCGTGGCCCCGACACCGGCCTGGTGCCTCTGGCCTATGTGACCTTGACCCCAACTCCAAGTCCAACCCCAGGAAGCAGCCAAAACTGA
- the RUSC2 gene encoding AP-4 complex accessory subunit RUSC2 isoform X5, whose translation MASRPNNANHLSPQALKWREYRRKNPLGPPGLSGSLDRRPQDARLARRNPIFEFPGSFSAAGHLNCRLNGQIVKPLPLTCPDFQDPFSLTEKPPAEFCLSPDGNSEAISIDLLQKKGLVKAVNTAVDLIVAHFGTSRDPGVKAKLGNSSVSPNVGHLVLKYLCPAVQAVLEDGLKAFVLDVIIGQRKNMPWSVVEASTQLGPSTKVLHGLYNKVSQFPELTSHTMRFNAFILGLLNIRSLEFWFNHLYNHEDIIQTHYQPWGFLSAAHTVCPGLFEELLLLLQPLALLPFSLDLLFQHRLLQSGQQQRQHKELLRVSQDLLLSAHSTLQLARARGQEGPGDMDRAVHGERVKGVGAPEGGEDEEEEETEEVAEAAGGSGRGRWARGGQAGWWYQLMQSSQVYIDGSTEGSRFPRGGSNSSEKKKGAGGGGPPPREGVVEGAEACPAPEETLGRDRGWPFWMGSPPDSVLAELRRSREREGSTAPPAENEEGASEPSPGGIKWGHLFGSRKAQRETRPTNRLPSDWLSLDKSMFQLVAQTVGARREPEPKESLQEPHSPVLPSKPPCEVKALCHHLATGPGQLSFHKGDILRVLGPAGGDWLRCSRGPDTGLVPLAYVTLTPTPSPTPGSSQN comes from the exons ATGGCCTCCAGGCCCAATAACG CCAACCACCTATCCCCTCAAGCACTCAAGTGGCGGGAATACAGGAGGAAGAACCCACTAGGGCCACCTGGATTGTCAGGGAGCCTAGACCGAAGGCCACAGGATGCTCGGCTGGCCCGAAGGAACCCCATCTTTGAGTTCCCTGGCTCCTTCAGTGCTGCTGGCCATCTGAACTGCCGGCTgaatg gtCAAATAGTGAAGCCATTACCACTGACCTGCCCTGACTTCCAAGATCCCTTTTCCTTGACTGAGAAGCCTCCAGCTGAGTTTTGTCTGTCCCCAGATGGCAACTCAGAGGCCATTTCCATTGACCTGCTTCAGAAAAAAG GGCTGGTAAAGGCGGTTAACACTGCTGTGGACCTCATCGTGGCCCATTTTGGCACAAGCCGGGATCCTGGGGTGAAG GCAAAGCTGGGAAACAGTTCTGTGAGCCCCAATGTGGGCCACCTGGTTCTGAAGTACTTGTGCCCTGCAGTCCAGGCTGTGCTGGAGGATGGGCTCAAGGCCTTCGTGCTAGATGTCATCATTGGGCAACGCAAGAACATGCCGTGGAGTGTGGTTGAGGCTTCCACACAGCTAG GCCCATCCACCAAGGTCCTGCATGGCCTCTACAACAAGGTCAGCCAGTTCCCAGAACTCACCAGTCACACCATGCGTTTCAACGCCTTCATTCTCGGCCTGCTGAA CATCCGGTCCCTGGAGTTCTGGTTTAATCACCTCTATAACCACGAAG ATATCATCCAGACCCACTACCAACCATGGGGCTTCCTGAGTGCAGCGCATACCGTGTGCCCCGGCCTCTTCGAGGAACTGCTGCTGCTACTGCAGCCCCTGGCCCTGCTGCCCTTCAGCCTCGACTTGCTATTCCAGCACCGGCTCCTGCAAAGTGGGCAGCAGCAGCGGCAACACAAGGAGCTGCTGCGGGTATCCCAGGATCTGCTGCTGTCTGCACACTCGACATTGCAGTTGGCCCgggccaggggccaggagggGCCTGGAGACATGGATAGGGCAGTCCatggggagcgggtgaagggtgTGGGTGCCCCTGAAGGTGGAGAAgacgaggaggaagaggagacagaagaggTGGCAGAGGCAGCTGGGGGTTCAGGGCGTGGCAGGTGGGCCCGAGGCGGGCAGGCTGGCTGGTGGTACCAGCTCATGCAGAGTTCCCAGGTCTACATAGATGGCTCAACTGAGGGCTCTAGGTTCCCCCGTGGTGGCAGCAATAgcagtgagaaaaagaaaggggccGGAGGCGGAGGACCACCCCCCCGAGAGGGAGTAGTTGAGGGGGCAgaggcctgccctgcccctgaGGAGACCCTTGGCCGGGACAGGGGCTGGCCCTTCTGGATGGGAAGCCCCCCCGATTCTGTGCTGGCTGAGCTGAGGCGTAGCCGGGAGAGGGAAGGATCCACTGCCCCCCCAGCAGAAAATGAGGAAGGAGCCTCAGAGCCTTCACCCGGGGGCATCAAGTGGGGACACCTCTTTGGCTCCCGAAAGGCTCAGCGGGAGACCCGGCCCACAAACAG GCTACCGTCTGACTGGCTGAGCCTGGACAAGTCCATGTTCCAACTAGTGGCACAGACGGTGGGTGCCCGCCGAGAGCCAGAGCCCAAGGAGAGCCTGCAGGAGCCACACTCCCCAGTCTTGCCCTCCAAGCCTCCATG CGAGGTGAAGGCACTGTGCCATCATCTGGCTACAGGCCCTGGACAGCTGAGCTTCCACAAGGGAGATATCCTACGGGTGCTGGGGCCAGCTGGAGGAGACTGGCTGCGCTGCAGCCGTGGCCCCGACACCGGCCTGGTGCCTCTGGCCTATGTGACCTTGACCCCAACTCCAAGTCCAACCCCAGGAAGCAGCCAAAACTGA
- the RUSC2 gene encoding AP-4 complex accessory subunit RUSC2 isoform X3, which produces MPLFEISRMDSPPKLAGETLIVHHIPLVHCQVPDRQCCGGASGGSGSTRSNPFCPPDLGITQPDQDLGQADSLLYNSLHSAAGGSARPADSTKSRVRDGRGPGAPKRHNPFLLQEGAAEPGLSDLYDDSIGDSATQQSFHLHGAGQPTFHLSPFQLPPPGPRAGRPWGATRSRAGVVEGQEQEPVATLESQHCSPSHCCRPDLEAETMELDECGGPGGSGSGGGASDTSGFSFDQEWKLSSDESPRNPGCSGSGPQHCRCSSTSSQSEAADQSMGYVSDSSCNSSDGVLVTFSTLYNKMHGNSRANLNSAPQSCSNSSFCSHSDPGAFYLDLQPSPAESKMSCESHHPDSGGREGSYGCPHASSPELDANCNSYRPHCEPCPGVADLTACFQSQARLVVATQNYYKLVTCDLSSQSSPSPAGSSITSCSEEHTKISPAPGPGPDPGPSQPSEYYLFQRPEVQTEEQGVVGSSVEAAAPMGPGVIEGQVYTNTSPPNLSTGRQRSRSCDRSLARSPPVRLGSLERMLSCPVRLSEGPAALAGPGSPPRRVTSFAELAKGRKKAAGSGSPPLRVSIGDSSQEFSPIPEAQQDRVGPLDEGTRCSHSLPPMPSGPGMDIIGPESWSTQVCQGPQSSEMPPASLRAAGQGPLAQLMDPGSALSGSPANSHTQKDARARADANHLSPQALKWREYRRKNPLGPPGLSGSLDRRPQDARLARRNPIFEFPGSFSAAGHLNCRLNGQIVKPLPLTCPDFQDPFSLTEKPPAEFCLSPDGNSEAISIDLLQKKGLVKAVNTAVDLIVAHFGTSRDPGVKAKLGNSSVSPNVGHLVLKYLCPAVQAVLEDGLKAFVLDVIIGQRKNMPWSVVEASTQLGPSTKVLHGLYNKVSQFPELTSHTMRFNAFILGLLNIRSLEFWFNHLYNHEDIIQTHYQPWGFLSAAHTVCPGLFEELLLLLQPLALLPFSLDLLFQHRLLQSGQQQRQHKELLRVSQDLLLSAHSTLQLARARGQEGPGDMDRAVHGERVKGVGAPEGGEDEEEEETEEVAEAAGGSGRGRWARGGQAGWWYQLMQSSQVYIDGSTEGSRFPRGGSNSSEKKKGAGGGGPPPREGVVEGAEACPAPEETLGRDRGWPFWMGSPPDSVLAELRRSREREGSTAPPAENEEGASEPSPGGIKWGHLFGSRKAQRETRPTNRLPSDWLSLDKSMFQLVAQTVGARREPEPKESLQEPHSPVLPSKPPCEVKALCHHLATGPGQLSFHKGDILRVLGPAGGDWLRCSRGPDTGLVPLAYVTLTPTPSPTPGSSQN; this is translated from the exons ATGCCCTTGTTCGAAATTTCCAGAATGGATAGTCCCCCAAAGCTGGCTGGAGAGACCCTCATCGTCCACCACATCCCCCTGGTGCACTGTCAGGTCCCAGACAGGCAGTGCTGTGGAGGGGCAAGTGGAGGTAGTGGGAGCACCAGATCCAATCCTTTCTGCCCCCCTGACCTGGGCATCACCCAGCCTGATCAAGACCTAGGACAAGCTGACTCGCTGCTATACAACAGTCTGCACTCTGCTGCAGGGGGATCCGCACGGCCTGCAGACAGCACGAAGAGTAGGGTTCGGGAtggcagaggccctggggccCCTAAACGGCACAATCCTTTCCTGCTGCAGGAGGGTGCGGCTGAGCCAGGACTTAGTGATCTGTATGACGACAGCATTGGTGATAGTGCCACCCAGCAGTCCTTCCACCTGCATGGGGCTGGTCAACCCACCTTCCATCTGTCCCCTTTCCAGCTGCCACCACCTGGCCCCAGAGCGGGCAGGCCATGGGGGGCAACGCGTAGTCGGGCTGGAGTAGTGGAGGGGCAGGAACAGGAGCCGGTGGCCACCTTGGAGAGCCAGCACTGCAGCCCTAGCCACTGCTGCCGGCCAGACCTGGAAGCAGAGACCATGGAGCTGGATGAGTGTGGGGGACCTGGGGGGAGTGGCAGTGGGGGTGGAGCCAGTGATACCTCTGGCTTTTCCTTCGATCAGGAATGGAAGCTCAGTTCAGATGAGTCCCCAAGGAACCCAGGATGCTCAGGCTCGGGGCCTCAGCACTGCCGCTGCAGTAGCACCTCCAGTCAGTCCGAGGCGGCTGACCAGTCCATGGGCTACGTGAGTGACTCCTCCTGCAACAGCTCAGATGGTGTGCTGGTCACCTTCAGCACCCTCTACAACAAGATGCATGGCAACTCCCGTGCCAATCTCAACTCCGCCCCACAGTCTTGCAGCAACTCTTCTTTCTGTAGCCACTCAGACCCTGGCGCCTTCTACCTGGACCTGCAGCCCTCCCCAGCCGAGTCGAAGATGTCTTGTGAGTCCCACCACCCTGACAgcggaggaagggaagggagctaTGGCTGTCCTCATGCCTCATCTCCTGAGCTCGATGCCAACTGCAACTCCTACCGCCCACACTGTGAGCCCTGCCCAGGTGTGGCTGACCTCACAGCCTGCTTCCAGAGCCAGGCCCGTCTTGTTGTGGCCACCCAGAATTACTATAAACTTGTCACCTGTGACCTCTCCTCCCAGTCATCCCCAAGCCCAGCTGGCTCTTCCATCACCAGCTGCTCTGAAGAACACACCAAGATAAGCCCTGCACCAGGCCCTGGCCCAGACCCTGGCCCTAGCCAGCCCTCTGAGTATTACCTAttccagaggccagaagtccagaCAGAAGAACAAGGAGTGGTGGGTTCCTCGGTGGAAGCAGCAGCTCCTATGGGCCCCGGTGTGATCGAGGGGCAAGTGTATACTAACACTTCACCCCCCAACCTTAGCACTGGACGCCAGCGCTCTCGGAGCTGTGATCGCAGCCTCGCGCGCAGCCCTCCTGTCCGCCTGGGCTCACTGGAACGCATGTTGAGTTGCCCAGTGCGCCTGAGTGAGGGTCCCGCGGCCCTCGCTGGGCCTGGCTCACCACCTCGGCGAGTCACCTCCTTTGCTGAGCTCGCCAAGGGCCGGAAGAAGGCTGCAGGCTCTGGCTCCCCTCCACTCCGAGTGAGCATTGGGGACTCCTCCCAAGAGTTCTCACCCATCCCAGAAGCCCAACAAGATAGGGTGGGCCCACTGGACGAGGGCACTCGCTGTAGCCACAGCCTACCACCCATGCCCTCAGGGCCCGGCATGGACATAATTGGCCCAGAGTCCTGGTCCACCCAGGTCTGTCAGGGCCCCCAGTCCAGTGAGATGCCACCTGCTAGCCTCAGAGCTGCTGGGCAAGGACCCCTGGCCCAGCTGATGGATCCAGGGTCTGCTCTCTCAGGGAGCCCAGCCAACAGCCATACCCAGAAGGATGCAAGAGCTAGAGCTGACG CCAACCACCTATCCCCTCAAGCACTCAAGTGGCGGGAATACAGGAGGAAGAACCCACTAGGGCCACCTGGATTGTCAGGGAGCCTAGACCGAAGGCCACAGGATGCTCGGCTGGCCCGAAGGAACCCCATCTTTGAGTTCCCTGGCTCCTTCAGTGCTGCTGGCCATCTGAACTGCCGGCTgaatg gtCAAATAGTGAAGCCATTACCACTGACCTGCCCTGACTTCCAAGATCCCTTTTCCTTGACTGAGAAGCCTCCAGCTGAGTTTTGTCTGTCCCCAGATGGCAACTCAGAGGCCATTTCCATTGACCTGCTTCAGAAAAAAG GGCTGGTAAAGGCGGTTAACACTGCTGTGGACCTCATCGTGGCCCATTTTGGCACAAGCCGGGATCCTGGGGTGAAG GCAAAGCTGGGAAACAGTTCTGTGAGCCCCAATGTGGGCCACCTGGTTCTGAAGTACTTGTGCCCTGCAGTCCAGGCTGTGCTGGAGGATGGGCTCAAGGCCTTCGTGCTAGATGTCATCATTGGGCAACGCAAGAACATGCCGTGGAGTGTGGTTGAGGCTTCCACACAGCTAG GCCCATCCACCAAGGTCCTGCATGGCCTCTACAACAAGGTCAGCCAGTTCCCAGAACTCACCAGTCACACCATGCGTTTCAACGCCTTCATTCTCGGCCTGCTGAA CATCCGGTCCCTGGAGTTCTGGTTTAATCACCTCTATAACCACGAAG ATATCATCCAGACCCACTACCAACCATGGGGCTTCCTGAGTGCAGCGCATACCGTGTGCCCCGGCCTCTTCGAGGAACTGCTGCTGCTACTGCAGCCCCTGGCCCTGCTGCCCTTCAGCCTCGACTTGCTATTCCAGCACCGGCTCCTGCAAAGTGGGCAGCAGCAGCGGCAACACAAGGAGCTGCTGCGGGTATCCCAGGATCTGCTGCTGTCTGCACACTCGACATTGCAGTTGGCCCgggccaggggccaggagggGCCTGGAGACATGGATAGGGCAGTCCatggggagcgggtgaagggtgTGGGTGCCCCTGAAGGTGGAGAAgacgaggaggaagaggagacagaagaggTGGCAGAGGCAGCTGGGGGTTCAGGGCGTGGCAGGTGGGCCCGAGGCGGGCAGGCTGGCTGGTGGTACCAGCTCATGCAGAGTTCCCAGGTCTACATAGATGGCTCAACTGAGGGCTCTAGGTTCCCCCGTGGTGGCAGCAATAgcagtgagaaaaagaaaggggccGGAGGCGGAGGACCACCCCCCCGAGAGGGAGTAGTTGAGGGGGCAgaggcctgccctgcccctgaGGAGACCCTTGGCCGGGACAGGGGCTGGCCCTTCTGGATGGGAAGCCCCCCCGATTCTGTGCTGGCTGAGCTGAGGCGTAGCCGGGAGAGGGAAGGATCCACTGCCCCCCCAGCAGAAAATGAGGAAGGAGCCTCAGAGCCTTCACCCGGGGGCATCAAGTGGGGACACCTCTTTGGCTCCCGAAAGGCTCAGCGGGAGACCCGGCCCACAAACAG GCTACCGTCTGACTGGCTGAGCCTGGACAAGTCCATGTTCCAACTAGTGGCACAGACGGTGGGTGCCCGCCGAGAGCCAGAGCCCAAGGAGAGCCTGCAGGAGCCACACTCCCCAGTCTTGCCCTCCAAGCCTCCATG CGAGGTGAAGGCACTGTGCCATCATCTGGCTACAGGCCCTGGACAGCTGAGCTTCCACAAGGGAGATATCCTACGGGTGCTGGGGCCAGCTGGAGGAGACTGGCTGCGCTGCAGCCGTGGCCCCGACACCGGCCTGGTGCCTCTGGCCTATGTGACCTTGACCCCAACTCCAAGTCCAACCCCAGGAAGCAGCCAAAACTGA